Below is a genomic region from Balaenoptera acutorostrata chromosome 9, mBalAcu1.1, whole genome shotgun sequence.
AACTCACGCACCACTACtacagagaagcccgcgcgccgccgcAAGGAatgatcccgcatgccgcaacgaagatcccgtgtgccccaactaagaccacaaaaaaaaaagaatactgaggctccaaaatgttttcttcatctataaatcaCACATTTGCAGaaagtttttttcctccttctgtgTAGCTATGTAAGCTGTACGCACTGATcgtgtttatctttttttatggaCACAAACCGAAAATGTTGTCAGCATGCTATGCTGTTTACATTGTAAAtgtcttctttccttctaattttcCCATAGTCCACAGATAAACGTATAGAGCGTATGCAAAACctaaggaaacagaagaggaaatttagTAAACGGTTTTCAAGGCCTGCCCCTGTTCCAGAACCAGGACTCCTAGTAAGTGTAGAGTCGCCACTGAAATTAACAGATCCTTAAATGCAAGAGACATCCTCAATTTTTCATTTATGTAACActctaaattttgtttctttcctttcctttgagaAATCAGTAACTGCAGTCTGGGAGATACCTTAAAACTCCTCTAATCAAATTCTCATCtgttatttaaatctcttttgtAGTTGTCTCCTGGAGAtgatgtggttttttgtttttttttttaaaattattattttattatttatttatctattcatggctgtgttgggtcttcgcttctgtgcgagggccctctccagccgtggcaagcgggggccactcttcatcacggtgcgcgggcctctcactatcgcggcctctcttgttgcggagcacaggctccagacgcgcaggctcagtaattgtggctcacgggcccagttgctccgcggcatgtgggatcttcccagaccagggctcgaacccgtgttccctgcatcggcaggcagactctcaaccactgcaccaccagggaagccccgatgatGTGGTTTAATGGAAAGAGTGTGGTCTTTGAAACCTCAGTGTTCTGGATTCCAGTTTTTCCTTTGTGTATATTATCTGACTGCCTAAAGTTATTCACTTAAATCTTCTGGATTGTATTATTTGGAGAATAAATCACAAAATCTCCTGCCAAATAGTTTTTCAGCCTAGGCTTGAACCCTTGGCAACATCAGAAAACTCTACCACAGCTTATATTCCATCTTTGCATACCTTTGGCAAGGATTTAAAAGTTCTTCCACATAACATGGTTATATTGCCTGCATGAGCCTTTTACATGTGGTACCAATTACACGTCTAATAGCCAGTCATAAATCCAATGGCCTTTCCACTGGAAAGTCCTTCAGATATTTGAATAAAACTGTTACCTCCCTTCATATGCAGACTTTTCTTTAGGGTGAAAATCCCCAAATTTCCTCATCCATTCCTCTTCCACCTTAGTAGTGAGTCCTGGCCTTATTCAGGCAATTTCCAGGATCaggattatatttcattatagaaAGATTTGGAAAAAGTTATATTTCTgatcattaagattttttttctgttggttttctttttgaaagaaaatattttataagcccAACTAATGGATAGCATGTCAGTTAGGAATTTCTAACTTCATCTCCTTATAAGAGAAACTCAACTGCAATGGTTTAACCAAATAGGagtattttttcttccaaagGAGAACTCCTGACCTAGGCAGTCTAGGGTTGATATGGTGGTTTCAAAAATCATCGAAGAAGTCTCAGGTTCCTTCTGTCTTTTTGATCCTTCACACTTTTCACATGACTTTTATTCTCATTGTCTCATAAAAGCTTCTACATAGGTAGAGATTGTGTCCACAttccaaaagaaaaagatacaggaCAAAGGGCGAAAAGTATACACCTGCTGAATTGGTTCTTTTTGATCAGGAAAATAGCctctttatatgtatgtatgtattatcttgtttgtggtgatggtttcatggatgtACACGtgtcaaaacatttaaaaatgtacacttcaaataaatatgtgcagtttattgcatgtcaacgatacttcaataaagatgatagaCACTCCCCtgcacaaacatatatatatatatatatatatacaccttttATACACTATTACAATATTATACAGGAGATTTTTTACTGCCCTAAATATCTCCTGTGCACTATACGTtcatcccttccctcttccctcacccCTCTCAAGCCCccggcaatcactgatctttttgcgatctctatagttttgcttttcccagaacatcatatggttggaatcatatagtatgtagtctttcagactggcttctttcacttagtgatatgcACTGAagtttccttcatatcttttcatggcttgataacatttttttaatccattgtatggattcattcacccattgaaaaacatcttggttgcttccaatttttggcaAACATCAattaagctgctataaacattcatggacaggtttttgtgtgaacataagctTTCAACTCATTTGGGGAAGTACctaggagcacaattgctgggtcacatggtaaaactatgtttagctttagaaaaaactggcaaaactgtcttccaaagtagcagtatcattttgcattcccaccagcagtgaatgagagttctcTGTTGCTCCTCATTCTTGGCAACATTTGTTATCAGTGTTTGGGGATTGTAGCCATTTAGACAgttgtgtagtgatatctcattgttttaatttgcaattccctgatgataTGTACTCTTGacaatcttttcatatgtttatctgAATCTGTATAACTTTTTTGGTAAGGTGTCTGTTCAGaccttttgcccactttttaatttctttttttttttaattgttgagttttgagtcatttgtatattttggataccagttctttatgtgttttgcaaatattttctcccaatctgtgctttgtgttttcattcttctAGCAGTGTCTTtcccagagcagaagtttttaattttaatgaagcttAACTTATCaactatttctttcatggatcatgctttttgTGTATCTAAGAACTCATTGCCAACtccaaggtcacatagatttTCTCCcgtgttatcttctagaagttttacagttttgcactttacatttaggtctgtgatacaTTATGAGTTCATTTTAATGAAGAGTGTAAGCTAAGtgtctagacttttttttttttttttttaatttatttttggctgtgttgggtcttcgtttctgtgtgagggctttctctagttgtggcaagtgggggccactcttcatcgcggtgcgcgggcctctcaccatcgcggcctctcttgttgcggagcacaggctccagacgtgcaggctcagtaattgcagctcatgggccagctgctccgcggcatgtgggatcttcccagaccagggctcgaacccgtgtcccctgcattggcaggcagattctcaaccactgcgccaccagggaagcccctagactttgtttttgcatgtggctgttgcTCCATTTGTCCTGGCACCACTTGTTGATCAGACTACCCTTCCTATATGGtactgcctttgctcctttgtcaaatatctGTTGACTAtctgtgtgggtctatttctgggctatctatcctgttccattaaatgagtatttatctgttcttttgccaataccacacttgATTACGGTAGCTTTATAGGAAATCCTGAAGTCAGATAGTGTCAGTCtcctaactttgttcttctccttcaatgttGTGTCAGCAATCCTGGGTCTTTTTGTTTTcccatataaaatttagaatcagtttgtcaaaatCCACAAAgtaactttctggaattttgatTGTATTGTGCTAGAGCTATAGATCAATTTgaaaagaactgacatcttaataatattgagtctttctgTAAATGAACATTGTTTCTCATATTTATCTagatcatctttgattttttttcatcagaGTTCCTGATCTTAGCTGGAAAGCATCTAGTTACTCATCATTAAATAGGATgttatggacttccctggcggtccagcggttaagatttcaccttccaaggcagggggtgcgggttcaatccctggttggggagctaagatcccacatgccttgtgaccAAAAAACCGAACGTAAAATAGAAGCAAGATTGTAACaatttcaataaagactttaaaaatggtccacatcaaaaaaaaaaatcttaaaaaaaatatgatgttagctgtaggtgttttgtagatattctttatcaagttgagacaGTTCCTCTCTATTCCTACTTTGCAGAATGTGTTTTTTTtactcataaatgggtgttgcagtttgtcaaatgctttttctacttctagtgatatgatcatatgagtgaagatcagagaaaaatcTCTTTTTGCTTCCAGCAGTGGGAGGGGAAAAACTACCATTTTGAAATACTTAGAGCTCTCTGTTCTCCTAATAGGGCATCCCCTCAAGGGAAACTGTTTTATCAGGACCTAACTAATTTGGGTTTTATCAAACTCTAAatgacctgggggaagggaaatgccCAAATCCAGAGCTTTCTACATAAGGTATGGAAAATGTCCAACTAAAGTTCTTATCTTCACTCAAGGAAGTATGAAGACCTCCCTAAGAGGGCCTCCCTAAAACTCCCCACCAACCCGAGTTTTTAACTTTCAAGCTAATCCATACTGAGCCTCAGCAATTTGTCCATTAAAGTTTGTGTTCCTCCCAGTATTGGCTCTAGCAGCATTGTTTGTCTCTTCAGTTTTCAGCACAGCaatttgccctgtgacctcagttctATGACGGATCTAAGAAAAgttaattttcagtttgttcagcatTTTTCTGGTTGTGAGAATGGGAGTGATGatttccaagctctttacatgtcagaCTGGAAACCCccacttatttttctttgattaaaaCTGAGTCACTGGCCAACCCCTAGCTGCAAGTATGTTTCGAGTGGTAAAAAATTGAAGTGGCTTCCTTGCTGCTCTAAAGCGTATTGAGGTTATATTAATGTGAAAGAAAgtatcttcctttccttttcaggCTGTGATCATCCTCCTTGTGTAACTAACTCATCCTCCTCCCAGAGTTTCTGGAGTAAATGCATATTATGGATAAACGTTTAGTTTAGTTTCACTGTGTTTTTCGTATCATCAAGGGAGTTTATGTATTGCCACATAGAAACCCAGGATCTGCAGCTTTACAGTTATTGTACTGTCTTAAATATCTACATAGCTCCTCCCGTGCTGATGCACCAATGTTTATAATTCCACCTCCATAATCATGGTCTCTCTGATATGTATTAAAATATGCCTGCACAACATATTTTACATCTGCACAGGTACACCTTAGCAAAGTTTAATAATGGGGGATGCAGGGGAGAAGGGATTCCTGAGACCACCTTTCTACAGGGTATGGCAATTGCCACCACTTCTGAAccctttaactcttttttttttttttttttaaatatttatttatttatttatggctgtgttgggtcttcgtttctgtgcgagggctttctctagttgtggcaagtggggaccactcttcatcgcagtgcgcgggcctctcactatcgcggcctctcttgttgcggagcacaggctccagacgcgcaggctcagtaattgtggctcacgggcctagttgctccgcggcatatgggatcttcccagaccagggctcgaacccgtgtcccctgcattggcaggcagattctcaaccactgcgccaccagggaagccctgaaccctTTAACTCTTGATGCATTTTCACACAATTAGTTTGGTTAATCTttctatccctttttcagtgctGATATCTTGTGCCATTGATCTCCTCCTTTTGTGCCTTGCCCTCAATACCAAACCATTTGGGTGTTCCATTAAAaagctcctttttctttcttgagctACCAGATGTGTCTTATAGAAATATCTACAAAATGTTCTTTATCAATTATCCCACCAACTCACTTGAGCTTTCAGAGACAACTGAAATGTctcacaaataaatacaaatataaaaaataaaatgcatgatcCATGAAAAGCCTGAGCTCAATCTGGTACTTAGTATTCATTGTCGTTAATACAAAAATTCTGGAGTTATCTTCAGAACATCCAGATATTTTCTTTTGGCAGTACTAGGCAGTCATGAAAGTTCTGATATcctgtaaaggaaaaaatacacGCTTTTCCTGAAAAAAAGAACGTCAGGGGCTCAAAGGTCCAAAGTATACACTATCCTAGTGTTTCTTCTATATATTGACCAAAATATATAGTACCTCCTATTTAAGCTCAGGCTCTCCCTGCTTCTCAAATGTGGGCTAAGATAAATTTTGTTTGGTTTAATTTCCAAACCATTGTGGACTGATCATTCTGTAACATGCAATCAAAATGTTATAGCaatatcaaattattataaaCGAACATAAATGTTTACTCTCAGTTTCTCTACTAATCTTGTTGCAAAGTAGTAATGAATGTAAGATTAGCACCAAAACCAGACCACACAGAATAACACTACTTTGTACATCTTAAATGGTTTGGGATGAAAATAAAGGTCTGAGTCCATCTGTATAAGTCCTTTATTAACATGGATTGTGCCCAGTAGAACAGAAGATGCAGGATGAGGCTAGAGCACTCAGATGTGAAAAGTTTGAAAAagtagtttttgttttcattttgtctgtttaAAGTCTCTATAACAAAAGTTTTCtcctaattatataattataatattcatgcatattaaaattatcctgaaatattattttaaggttCAGTTCTTGCTGATACTGATAAACataatctttccatttttacttatttgtccCTCTTGTTCACTTCATTTTGGGTCATTTCAAGACTTCAAACCCTCAATAGATGCATATAATATACCTTCTCAGTCAATCACATACCATAAGACTTGGGAAGAAAAATCCTTATGTTTAACATCTCTGTCATATCCATTATGTTCAGAAATGCCTTTACCCTTTCTCCAGATTGTTAGTTTTGGTTTCTGCAAATTCTTTTTACTTGTAGCATTTGTTGCTTGactcatagaaaaaaatgtttatgtcaTATTTATTCCCAGATATGATTTATTTGATAATAGTGCTTCTCATATCTGACTTCTAtctgaatgtgaccttgtttTAATTTAGAATAGCATTTCTAGCTCTTTATACAATTCTTTTTGTATAAGACAGGCTTCTCCCTCTGAGACCTTTCCCAGAGAACTTATAGTTTGTATAAACTTTTCCTTATGTATATGTtgactgaatttatttttctttgtgtattttaatcTCTTCTAGTGGACATAAAGCTGAAGTCTGTATGGAAGAAATCATGCCAGACCAAAATATGCAGATTTCTAACATCAAGTGGCATTTTGTGATTTGACTTCgtttgaaaaataaagacaatgctCTGCCATTTCAGCAAAATAAACAGTGCAACCATTTAACATCCAAGCTACAGGGTCTAGAATTTTATTAAATACCGTATCTTACCACCACTTTCTTTTCTGTGGTAATTTGAGATTTgcttcttttcaacaaataataataTGCATAAGCCTTTGAAAACGAGGTAttcatgtttacatttttacaatTGGATTTACAACTTATTTAGAGATTTAGAATTATGCTTTAATAATAGGGGGAAATAAGTTTCCTCTGCTGTATATTTATAATGACTTGTgtttaaacaaaatgtttaaaatctttAAACAGTCCTAggaaagagttttgttttgttctgttttgttttttattgaagtatagttgattaacaatatcagtttcaggtgtgcaatgtagtgattcaatatttttaaagattctactccatttaaagttactataacatattggctatattctctgtccACATAGTGGAaactatgtgtctgtgtgtatatatttatatatgtgtgttgtAGAGGTGTGGTATTGCCaatattaatttgtaaaagaactCTATTTAGttggcttaaaggaaattaagtgcttatataaatactcagaaatataaaagaaagtaacccaaatgaattttaggatcacaTGATCTAGAATTaatagattaaatgaaatagatttaatttaaatgaatgaaaacaagttTCAGTTGGttggtttaattaatacagacatTTCTTTAgggtcatcaacattaagtataatatttttattgtacctaggtttactagaAATCAAATAAGATCTTATCCCCAttacaaaatttgtcagcaagaaaaataacttgatatgatgaaacttttaagtaaattaaatgtaaataagagTTTTAAGCGAACtctttaggaataattatgttttaagtATATCTATCAAAAATAGGtcctccagattttttttttgtaacttgaAACTGCTAAATTAAGTTCAATGATGGCAATTCATTGAATATCCAgttcatttccaaataagatactgaaatattaattactgaacataggtttccttttacagagaaactaAAGATATTTAGGACTATTAATAAATGTGTAATAtcgtatactaacgcatatatgtggaacctagaaaaatggtacagatgaaccggtttgcagggcagaaatagagacacagatgtagagaacaaatgtatggacaccaaggggggaaagtggcgcgggggtggtgggggtggtggtgggatgaattgggagattgggattgacatgtatacactgatgtgtataaaatagataactaataagaacctgatgtataaacaaataaataaaataacattcaaaataaataaataaatatgtttggtgTCACACTGAGACATTTTCTTTAAGGAATCGCCTGTTTTTAGAAACTACAAATAGTATTCGCAAGTTTGCCTATTTACAAAATGCTAATGTACAAGTTCATAAATTGCTTACtccttagttttcactagaaagtAAGCTTTTTAAGGTTaagaattataataattaaaatatgtaattaaaactagtaaaaattaataaggaaaacatcTTTGTATGCAAGGAAAAAGAGGGTATAAAGAATGGAAATGCgttttgttaagggaaaagaaagtaattttgtcctaaagcTGGTTAttcctaaatgggaaagaaaataagggaCAAATTAATGTGGATATAGAAAGTTGTAGAAGATTGTGAGggacaaaaaaatgaatctttagAAAGGCATTCTATGTGTGGTCAGGACTGATCAAGATTAGAATCAATTTAATTgagtaaattaattttattatgaaaggtAAAGTGGTACAAAACCTGAATTTGGCTTTCTCTCTATTAAGAagacaaagttttcttaaaatattgatttGCTTTGGATAACTGACTGCaaagtttctttacctttaaCCAGTAATctgttacaacttttttttttttttttttaaattaatattgccattttttttttttttaaaggattttcttatttatttatttatttatttatttttggctgtgttgggtcttcggttcgtgcgagggctttctccagttgcggcaagcgggggccactcttcatcgcggtgcggggaccgctcttcatcgcggtgcgcgggcctttctctatcgcggcccctcccgtcgcggggcacaggctccagacgcgcaggctcagcaattgtggctcacgggcccagccgctccgcggcaatgtgggatcttcccagaccagggctcgaacccgtgtcccctgcattagcaggcagattctcaaccactgcgccaccagggaagccctgttacaACTTTTGACATTtgcttttgaaatcttttattgtcactGGTTAAGTAGTTAAGTATTGTTCCACTGTGACATATGATCCTATGTGACCAAGTATTTTGAAacccttttgatatttttgaaaaacttcccaaatatcaaattctaATAGAAGTTATTTTGACTTCTAGCTAACTCTAGGATGCTTCAGAGAGGATACCTGAAGCATCTGAGAAAGAGGAATATTATACAaattaggcttatttggtatgttaaattacatgggaagcattatCAAATGAGTGCTGATAAACcttcttattttatattgtatgggtaaatgttattaatatagatATACTGGAAATTATATGGAGCTCCTAAAAATCTGGTTATGTCTTAgtaaaatgttaacagccataatgTTAGTAATTATCTTGAATTGTTGTATGTCACAGCAGTAACCAAGTTTCTTTGTCAATTGCACTGTAATCAGATCTTCAATcatgtcttttcaagtcctttgtcaTTTACAGATGGTCACTATTTCACTCCGATGCTCTTGCAAaaaatgcttcatcttcaagaGGAGTCATAGAAAGGATTTTTTTGACAGGTGCAGGCTTCTGATAATTTTTAGACCATAGCACTGAACTggataagaaattaaagaattctaaAGGAAAACTTCATAAAACTGTTAACAGAAGATTAAGATCAAGAACCCTGTATGCTTGCATCAATTTTCCAATGATACATCCATTTGGCTGTGAAATTTGTTAACTcatatgttaattcatttaagtagatgcccaggtgattcttatgcctattaaaatttgagaagcattcaatttaaatatttctgaatatatcaaacattattattactcttggatggataaatgaatccAAAGCACCAGAAACTAATAGGAAACTCAACTAAAGGTGCATTCATGAGGCTCAATTCTAAAACACAGTGATGGATTTCACGTTCTGCCCTCTTAACTGAAGTAGTACTGAGTGGCACTTACAAAAAAGGGGGCTGACATCAACTTGAAATCTTGGCTTTAATTTCTTGGAGGTGAGAGTCCCTTCTCACAAAAGGGGTAGCATAAACTATCCAGAGTCTTGTCACTCATTTATACAGGGTTAGCCAACTGGGCTAGCTTGGAGGCCATAGCCAAGCTTTTCCACCCCTCCTCTGCATGTCGCCCTCAGCAGGTGTTTCCTGGGATCAAGGCCCTGTCCTAGCAGAGCCTCTGGAAGTGTGGGGGGGGGAGTTGCCTCAGTGGGGCGGAGGCTAGCTTCAGGGGTGGGGTCCAGGCGCGACCAGGGTGGAGGCTGGCATCAGGGGGGCGGAGCCGAGCCCCGGAGGAatggtggggcgggggtggagccGCGGGCGGGGGTGGAGCCGCGGGCGGCGGTGAGGCGCTGCGGCAGAGGAGCGGGGCGGAGCCGAGCCGCCCAGTCACCGAGCCGCCCGCTGAGGGCGGAGCGAGCACCGCATAACTGGGACCCGGGTCTGATCGCGCAGTTCTCGCGGCCTGGTCTGGGGCGGACCCAGGAGGGGAATTCCCCCAGCCGCGATCCCCATGGGGCTGTGTTTTCCCTGTCCCACGGAGGCCGCGCCTCCTTCGCCGGACCTGGTAAGTAAGGCCGCCTCCCAGCGTCCCCGCGTCCGCCCGCCCGCGCCGCGCGCACCTGTTCCCGGAGGGGCGCTCCGGAGGCCCCGAGCTGCGGCTCCAGGACGGGCCGTTGGAAGCGGCGGCATGGGCCGTGGAGCCCGTCGACGGGGACCTTGGTGGCGGAGATGGTGGCTGTGCTCCGAGGAACCTTGAGGTCCTGCCTGCCGGACCTGGGCTGCTGCCTCCGCGTCGGTGTCTTTCTAAAGGCGGCTCCAGCGTCTCTTTACCTTCAGCCGGGTGGCAGAATTGGCAGTTCGTAGGACGCAGGCGCACGTGGACGGTGCGGTGTGGCGGCCATTCCTGGCGATGCGGTAGATGGAGTTAGGGTGCGAAAAGAAATCCTTCTTTCTCCGGGAACTGAAGTGTTTAATCTTGTAGATGTGCATCTTCCTGTGTTTGTACCAGCTGTTTAAAGAAGGTGATCAATAAAGTCTCGTATATTTCTGCGCTTTATTGGATATTGTATTAATGATTTACCTTTAGTCTTTAtcacttttaaggtttttttaaaaaagtattttatgtgGTACCGAGTGTACAGTTTGTAAAGTTGCCacgtttagcaaataaaaatatagggcgctcagttaaatttgaagtttcagataaacaagaaatacatttaaaagatacGTAGATTTgttccatgcaatatttgggacatacttgtACTAGAAAGTATTCGTTATTTATCTGGATAATTTCAGACTTAACTAGGTGGTTTGTGGTATAATACATTTATACTTTTTTGTagctttctaatttttaacaGCATTTTTACCTTAATAATCCTTACAGGAAGTTGATAACAGAAAACCTAAATTCCTCTCTTGTATCTGGCTAAAAATTCGTTGAAGGAAATGAGTTGTTTAGGGAAGTACATTAACTCTTCAGCTATTTGATCATACATACTAAAAATGACCTGGAAGTTGATATGAGAAAGTTCACCTTGTCTTTCTTGCTACTGTTGCTTTTAAAtgttcttaattttgtttatctggcTATTGATAAAATACCAATCTGCCAGCATTTGTTaagcccttcctcccctcccccgccccagatAACCACATTGCTCACTGCTTGAATGTCACTTTATCTTTGAGGCTTTTCTTCACCACCCTATATAAAGTAGATTCTCCACTCTACCATCCACCCATCCTGCCATTTCTTATAGACCATACTCTTCTTTATATTTCCCTAAAGCACTTACTTCAATCTGACAGATGTATGTTTATTTGATTATATGTGACTGTCCTCGTTGGAATGTAAATTCCATGTGGGTGGAAACATTTATCTGTATtatttcactgctgtatcctcagcacctagaaaaGTTCCTGAGGCATGATAgttgctcaataagtatttatccaatggatgaaatgaatgaatgaatgtattgtGGTATGGAAAATGGAGGAATTATTAACACAGCTCCCAAGAGAGTGCTACTTACTGtcatatatttacataatttataacttattattatgaataatatagatatagaaaaagaATATTCACGGTTTCCCAACATGGAGCAGTACATCTCATAAATTTCCTCTAGTCCTTCCTGCCTTATCAATGAGATTCACTCACTTCATTCATGAACTTCTTCCGAAAATACCAGCCTGCTTCAAACTCCTTTTTAATTGGCAGTACCAAACCATGTATTTCCTTGCTTGTATTATTAAAtgtcatttgttttattattgccCTGACTAGCTTGTAAgctctttttctttgaaaaagcaaatagattattttataggccactctgtgtgtgtatgtgtgtgtatgagatatataatgtatatatatgatacagATGTAGGTGTATGTCTCATCATGTGCTTATTTgaagggtttttaaatttttaaaaatttttataaatttatttattttatttatttatttttggctgtgttgggtcttcattgctgtgcgcgggctttctctagttgcggcgagcgggggtactcttcgttgaggtgtgcgggcttctcattgcggtggcttctcgttgcagagcaccggctctaggcacgcgggcttcagtagttgtgtcacgcaggctcagtagttgtg
It encodes:
- the CCDC179 gene encoding coiled-coil domain-containing protein 179, with the protein product MCLCCREDDAVQVNAEGSKWHHPSDVTERQSTDKRIERMQNLRKQKRKFSKRFSRPAPVPEPGLLWT